In a single window of the uncultured Pseudodesulfovibrio sp. genome:
- a CDS encoding ABC transporter permease, which yields MESVRRIIALIIKEFLTLLKDPKSRTVVIGPPIIQLILFGYAATFDLTDIPYAFEDLSRSAESREFLSSVSGSPYFHLVQEVRGETVIKDMIDSREVRFVLRIGQTFAKDLKAGRSAPVQVLLDGRNSNTAGIIGNYLSNVVGQYNAARLGRAGRASPSIMVSRIYYNENALSRQFFVPGIVGVIAMVVTLLVTALSVAREREHGTFDQLLVTPLSPIGILIGKATPGLVIGLLESTLIMLAAVYWFEVPLRGNLGLLYLGLSFFIFASVGVGLMISSLSVTMQQALLGSFMFLMPSVLLSGFATPIANMAKVVQWITLINPLRYVLVLIRGVFIENSPTYVLLMQVWPLALIGLACMALAVVMFRNRIY from the coding sequence ATGGAAAGCGTCCGCCGCATAATCGCGCTGATCATCAAGGAATTTCTGACCCTGCTCAAGGACCCCAAGAGCCGAACCGTTGTCATCGGGCCGCCGATCATCCAGTTGATCCTGTTCGGCTACGCGGCCACCTTCGATCTGACGGACATTCCCTACGCCTTCGAGGATCTGAGCCGTTCGGCCGAGTCTCGGGAGTTTTTGTCCTCCGTATCCGGTTCCCCGTATTTCCATCTGGTGCAGGAGGTCCGGGGCGAGACCGTCATCAAGGACATGATCGACAGCCGGGAGGTGCGCTTTGTCCTGCGCATCGGCCAGACCTTTGCCAAGGACCTCAAGGCCGGGCGCAGCGCGCCGGTTCAGGTCCTTCTGGACGGGCGCAACTCCAATACCGCAGGGATCATCGGCAATTATCTGAGCAACGTGGTCGGCCAATACAACGCCGCGCGTCTGGGCCGTGCGGGACGGGCCAGCCCGTCCATCATGGTCTCCCGCATCTACTACAACGAGAACGCGCTGAGCCGGCAGTTTTTCGTGCCCGGCATCGTCGGGGTCATCGCCATGGTGGTCACCCTGCTGGTGACGGCCCTGTCCGTGGCGCGTGAAAGGGAGCATGGCACCTTTGACCAGCTCCTGGTCACGCCGCTGTCGCCCATAGGCATACTCATCGGCAAGGCCACTCCCGGCCTGGTCATCGGCCTGTTGGAGTCCACGCTGATCATGCTCGCCGCGGTCTACTGGTTCGAGGTGCCCCTGCGCGGCAATCTGGGGCTGCTCTATCTGGGGCTGTCCTTCTTCATCTTCGCGTCCGTGGGCGTGGGGCTGATGATCTCGTCGCTTTCCGTGACCATGCAGCAGGCCCTGCTCGGGTCCTTCATGTTCCTGATGCCGTCCGTGCTGCTGTCCGGCTTTGCCACGCCTATCGCCAACATGGCCAAGGTGGTGCAGTGGATCACCCTGATCAACCCGCTGCGCTACGTCCTGGTTTTGATCCGAGGCGTGTTCATCGAGAACTCACCGACCTATGTCCTGCTCATGCAGGTCTGGCCTCTGGCCCTGATCGGGCTGGCCTGCATGGCCCTGGCCGTGGTCATGTTCCGCAACCGCATCTACTAG
- the sppA gene encoding signal peptide peptidase SppA, with product MLQRIPFISALLLALFLLLPGCAPKIKIFASPATEPLKEYVVDGQGPGKIALIHLRGFLSTEPTQGMLVSQPSAVQELVNELKLAEADEEVGAVVVAIDSPGGTTTASDVLYHELTDFKKRTGVPVVVAMFDVAASGGYYAALPADWIVAHPTTITGSVGVVFMRPKLNGLMDKVGVGVEVSKSGRDKDMGSPFRPTTDEEKALFQGIIDDMAARFYSLVQAHRHLTPANLETVKTARVFTANQALSIGLIDQIGYIQDAFAKARSLAGLDPNCTVVTYRRDQYPDDNPYNTMDAAEPFKPTLLGVDASFIMPPRAGFCYVWEGGVTR from the coding sequence ATGTTACAACGAATCCCGTTCATATCCGCCCTGCTGCTCGCCCTGTTCCTGCTGCTGCCGGGCTGCGCCCCCAAGATAAAAATATTCGCCTCACCGGCCACCGAACCGCTCAAGGAATATGTGGTGGACGGCCAGGGACCGGGCAAGATCGCCCTCATCCACCTGCGAGGCTTCCTCAGCACCGAGCCGACCCAGGGCATGCTGGTCTCGCAGCCCAGCGCCGTGCAGGAGCTGGTCAATGAGCTCAAGCTGGCCGAAGCCGACGAAGAGGTCGGGGCCGTGGTCGTGGCCATCGATTCCCCGGGCGGCACCACCACCGCCTCGGACGTACTCTACCATGAACTGACCGACTTCAAAAAGCGCACGGGCGTACCCGTGGTCGTGGCCATGTTCGACGTGGCGGCCTCGGGCGGCTACTACGCGGCCCTGCCCGCAGACTGGATCGTGGCCCACCCCACCACCATCACCGGTTCGGTTGGCGTGGTCTTCATGCGACCCAAGCTCAACGGGTTGATGGACAAAGTCGGCGTGGGCGTTGAGGTCTCCAAGTCCGGCCGCGACAAGGACATGGGCTCCCCCTTCCGTCCGACCACGGATGAGGAAAAAGCCTTGTTTCAAGGCATCATAGACGACATGGCGGCGCGCTTCTACTCGCTGGTCCAGGCCCACCGGCACCTGACTCCGGCCAATCTCGAAACCGTCAAGACGGCGCGGGTCTTCACCGCGAACCAGGCCCTGTCCATCGGTCTCATCGACCAGATCGGCTACATTCAGGACGCCTTTGCCAAGGCCCGCTCCCTGGCCGGGCTGGATCCGAACTGCACGGTGGTGACCTACCGCCGGGACCAGTATCCGGACGACAACCCGTACAACACCATGGACGCCGCCGAGCCGTTCAAGCCGACCCTGCTCGGCGTGGACGCGAGCTTCATCATGCCTCCCCGCGCAGGCTTCTGCTACGTGTGGGAAGGCGGCGTGACCCGTTAG
- a CDS encoding EF-hand domain-containing protein, whose amino-acid sequence MSISAVSGSSSSFGLAEMMQARRKEQQDPDEMAASIVEKDDQDGDGLLSLSETPLDEDRFNEIDADGDGFISAEELSADAQAHQSENPEPMQGMSMGGASGSSQASGSDDSESSDEDYDQYDLNEDGVVTLDELMQAFRQGDQSLQALFDGMDKGSSSLIQRMANEAYTAQIDE is encoded by the coding sequence ATGAGCATTTCCGCAGTGAGTGGTTCCAGTTCGTCCTTCGGACTGGCCGAAATGATGCAGGCCCGGCGCAAGGAACAGCAGGACCCGGATGAGATGGCCGCGTCCATCGTGGAGAAGGACGATCAGGACGGCGACGGCCTCCTCAGCCTGTCCGAAACGCCCCTGGACGAGGACCGCTTCAACGAGATCGACGCGGACGGCGACGGGTTCATCTCGGCCGAAGAGTTGAGCGCCGACGCCCAGGCGCACCAGTCCGAAAACCCGGAGCCCATGCAGGGCATGTCCATGGGCGGGGCCTCCGGGTCTTCCCAGGCCTCCGGCTCCGACGACAGCGAGTCCTCGGACGAGGACTACGACCAGTACGACCTCAACGAGGACGGCGTGGTCACCCTGGACGAGCTGATGCAGGCCTTCCGGCAGGGCGACCAGAGCCTGCAGGCCCTGTTCGACGGCATGGACAAGGGTTCCTCGAGCCTGATCCAACGGATGGCCAACGAGGCCTACACGGCCCAGATCGACGAATAG
- a CDS encoding adenosylcobinamide-GDP ribazoletransferase: protein MLRDFVDTLGFLTRLAPARVIPEAAMNRCIRWMPPAGLVLGLLIALPLWLGLFAASPWVQAWLMVAASIYLTRGLHMDGLADVCDAVTTHTDPARFWEVVKDSRTGAFGAMGLVMALTGQVILFHAMLARGEYWAAAWAFVLGRAAAVWLGYHVRHLVRPGLGKLYIDGATLGVALSATLFTFVAGWIMAGLPVTLASTVIVTLVLLGLFRLAEKVGGANGDFLGCAVILGELAAGLGFALVM, encoded by the coding sequence GTGCTGCGCGACTTTGTCGACACCCTCGGTTTTCTGACTCGGCTGGCTCCCGCGCGGGTCATCCCGGAAGCGGCCATGAACCGGTGCATTCGCTGGATGCCCCCGGCCGGGCTGGTCCTCGGTTTGCTCATCGCCCTGCCGCTCTGGCTCGGCCTGTTCGCCGCCTCGCCGTGGGTCCAGGCATGGCTCATGGTCGCCGCCTCCATCTACCTGACGCGCGGTCTGCACATGGACGGTCTGGCCGACGTCTGCGACGCGGTCACCACCCACACCGACCCCGCGCGTTTCTGGGAAGTGGTCAAGGACAGCCGCACCGGCGCCTTCGGTGCCATGGGTCTGGTCATGGCCCTGACCGGGCAGGTTATCCTGTTCCACGCCATGCTCGCTCGCGGCGAGTACTGGGCTGCGGCCTGGGCGTTCGTTCTCGGACGGGCCGCCGCCGTCTGGCTCGGCTACCACGTACGCCATCTGGTCCGTCCGGGCCTGGGCAAGCTCTACATCGACGGAGCCACCCTGGGCGTGGCCCTTTCGGCCACCCTGTTCACCTTCGTCGCAGGCTGGATCATGGCCGGGCTGCCGGTCACTCTGGCGTCCACGGTCATCGTCACCCTGGTCCTGCTCGGACTGTTCCGGCTGGCCGAGAAGGTGGGCGGCGCCAACGGCGACTTTCTGGGTTGCGCCGTGATCCTGGGCGAACTGGCCGCCGGGCTGGGTTTCGCCCTGGTCATGTAG
- a CDS encoding SAM-dependent chlorinase/fluorinase — protein sequence MLFRSEKKDTPPPRTIGLITDFGLTDPYVGQVKAVLARKAPSCPVVDISHHVVPFNVAQAGFFLAASYEHFPDDAVILAVVDPGVGTDRRIACLEIGNRLLIAPDNGLLTLALNRAWSEVRAFDLSKAMDAPKKVSHTFHGRDVFAPLAAWFALGGRPEGVGHEIDPADLISQTWSRPEIQRGRALAHVVHIDHFGNCVFNLEAGSLGTPGGLRMESPAGGPLAYAVKYADMPEGEPGLLEGSQGFLELAVNQRSAAKRFGLSMGDTVELAWEA from the coding sequence ATGCTTTTCCGGTCTGAGAAAAAGGATACCCCTCCGCCCCGGACCATCGGACTGATCACCGACTTCGGCCTGACCGATCCCTACGTGGGCCAGGTCAAGGCCGTTCTGGCCCGCAAGGCGCCCAGTTGCCCTGTGGTGGACATCTCCCACCACGTGGTGCCGTTCAACGTGGCCCAGGCCGGGTTCTTCCTGGCCGCCAGCTACGAGCATTTTCCGGACGACGCGGTCATCCTGGCCGTTGTCGACCCGGGCGTGGGCACGGATCGCCGCATCGCCTGCCTGGAGATCGGCAACCGGCTGCTGATCGCCCCGGACAACGGGCTGCTCACCCTGGCCCTGAACCGGGCCTGGTCCGAGGTGCGCGCCTTTGACCTGTCCAAGGCCATGGACGCGCCCAAGAAGGTCTCGCACACCTTTCACGGCCGGGACGTATTCGCCCCGCTGGCCGCATGGTTCGCCCTGGGCGGCAGGCCCGAGGGCGTGGGGCACGAAATCGATCCCGCGGACCTGATCTCGCAGACATGGTCCCGCCCCGAAATCCAACGAGGCCGGGCACTGGCCCATGTGGTCCACATCGACCATTTCGGGAACTGCGTGTTCAACCTGGAGGCGGGCAGCCTGGGCACACCGGGCGGCCTGCGCATGGAATCACCGGCGGGCGGCCCCCTGGCCTACGCCGTCAAATACGCGGACATGCCCGAAGGCGAACCCGGCCTGCTCGAAGGCAGCCAGGGATTCCTGGAATTGGCCGTGAACCAGCGGTCCGCCGCGAAACGATTCGGCCTGTCCATGGGCGACACCGTGGAACTGGCCTGGGAGGCATGA
- a CDS encoding YitT family protein — MTNTFKDTLRGWTFGVPWNLALLTLGSFLIAFSVKAIAVPHGLLTGGMSGIALLCYYAFGGLTTGQWYFALNLPVFILGWVFVSKRFFFYSLYGMVISSVFIDAIPYTLHMKDIWLAVITGGGIMGAGVGIALRSLGSTGGSDILAVICKEKFNMSMGSFEFWFNMIGFVAGFIYLDMNIVFYSIAMTFVIAFGIEYVLGMFSERKMVIIVSDHHAAINAAILTDLDRGVTILDGTGGYSGQPRKVIMTMISSMQLKELEELVYTIDPDAFFIMGSRFHVQGQGFSSRKVY; from the coding sequence ATGACCAATACTTTCAAAGACACGTTGCGCGGCTGGACCTTCGGAGTGCCGTGGAACCTCGCCCTGCTCACCCTGGGCTCCTTCCTCATCGCCTTCTCGGTGAAGGCCATCGCGGTGCCTCACGGCCTGCTTACCGGAGGCATGTCCGGCATCGCCCTGCTGTGCTACTACGCCTTCGGCGGGCTGACCACGGGCCAGTGGTACTTCGCCCTGAACCTGCCCGTGTTCATCCTCGGCTGGGTCTTCGTCAGCAAGCGGTTCTTCTTCTATTCCCTCTACGGCATGGTCATCTCGTCCGTTTTCATCGACGCCATCCCCTACACCCTGCACATGAAGGACATCTGGCTGGCGGTCATCACCGGCGGCGGCATCATGGGCGCGGGCGTGGGTATCGCCCTGCGTTCGCTCGGCTCCACCGGTGGGTCCGACATCCTGGCCGTGATCTGCAAGGAAAAATTCAACATGTCCATGGGCTCCTTCGAGTTCTGGTTCAACATGATCGGCTTTGTGGCCGGTTTCATCTACCTGGACATGAACATCGTCTTCTATTCCATCGCCATGACCTTCGTCATCGCCTTCGGCATCGAGTACGTGCTCGGCATGTTCTCCGAGCGCAAGATGGTCATCATCGTTTCGGACCACCATGCGGCCATCAACGCGGCCATCCTGACCGACCTGGACCGGGGCGTGACCATCCTGGACGGAACGGGCGGATACTCCGGTCAGCCGCGCAAGGTCATCATGACCATGATCTCGTCCATGCAGCTCAAGGAGCTGGAGGAGCTGGTCTATACCATCGACCCGGACGCCTTCTTCATCATGGGCTCACGATTCCATGTGCAGGGGCAGGGCTTCTCATCGAGGAAGGTCTACTAG